The following DNA comes from Neoarius graeffei isolate fNeoGra1 chromosome 25, fNeoGra1.pri, whole genome shotgun sequence.
TGCTGGTCTGGAACGTCAAAGAACCAAACCTGACAGAGGACATGGCACATGACACGTCAACACCTCGCAAGAGCACCATGGAGACTGCTATTGCAATTCTGGAGCCATTTGGCACCATCACTATGGCTCGGGTCAACCGGCCTGGCCGAGAGCTTCCACCGGAGCTTCAGAAATACAGCTACAGATACCCAGAGCTCTTCACTAAGGAGAGCGTACTAGTGGAATATGAAGATCTGGAAGGAGCTGGACGTGCTTATCACCAACTCTCGCAGTCCGAAGAGAACATGAAAGTACTCCTGGTAGGGAAAGCTTCCAAGAAGAAAGCTGGTGATGTGGGTTTGGAGGACAGAAGTAATGGGAAAGGGATCTCCATCCTGAACCAGCGCATGTTACGGCTTCAGACTGGTGGTGAAGACTCCTCAGCATACAGCTCCTCAGAATCAGAGTTGGCCTCCTCATCACCTCAAGCGAGCATCCCTCGCTTTTTCTCCAGCCAGGTGTGCGGCAGCCCCTTAAGTAGCCCACGTTCTAGCCCCAGATGTGTCCGTGCGCCGATGTCAGGTCCTTACATGTCACCACTCTTAGCCTCGGAAGTCTGGGGCAGTCCAGGTACAAGTCCAGAGTTGCGAGAGAAACGCAAGTTGTGTGCCAACCAAAACAAGCACTGTCAGATGAGTGAGAAAAGAGCTCTAAATGGAGACACAGCACCACCTGGAGTCCTGCGTCTGCCTTATGGTCCTGATGGGAGTCGAGGTTTTCATGCGATCATAGTTAGAAGAGGACTTCATTATTCGTTCAAAATATAAGTAACTAAATATTTAGTTGCAGTCGTCTGTTATTTGTGCTGTATGTTACTGTCGTTTGATTTCCAGACTTCTGAATATAAATGTGTGTAGTGGTTCTGtgcttgtgtcttaataaacaatCCATTTCTGAAATGTTATGTTTCGAATACAGATTCAATTGCTTTTGTTCACATTGTAGAAAGGAACACAttcccagatttgtttttttttcccctgataaTCTCAGTTTCTTAATGACCTTCAAGAATCACCTCTACAACTCAACTGAAGTACTGAgaacatattatttaaaaaaaataaaaataaattaataataataataataataataataataatgtgctgtTAATAAATTTTGACCCAAGGACTAATCTAAGTCATATAAATCAGCCATacattcattctttcattcatcttcagtgacTATTTTATACAGGTCAGGGACTTGGTGGATCCAGAGTTTATAATACTGTGTGAAAAGGTAGGGATGTACCCTGAACGggatgccagatcatcgcaggacatCACGCACACCCTCATTCACATAGAGGAGCAATTTGGTATCATTGGTCCACCAGAATGTTTTGGGTTAAAGAGAGAAAACCAAAGAACACAAAGGCATAAGCAATTTACACAAACTCTAAAATGATCAATACTTAAACCGGCAAGTGACTATAAATAAACACCAAACATAAAATTCCCACTATAGTCGAAATAGTCATATAATACACTCTTAGAAATAAGGGTACCAAACTGGACTCGCTGGAGTGATACCATCAAAGGTACATCTtagtctcatatcatctctagccgctttatcctgttctacagggtcgcgggcaagctggagcctatcccagctgactacgggcgagaggcggggtacaccctggacaagtcgccaggtcatcacagggccgacacatagacacagacaaccattcacactcacattcacacctacggtcaatttagagtcaccagttaacctaacctgcatgtctttggactgtgggggaaaccggagcacccggaggaaacccacgcggacacggggagaacatgcaaactccgcacagaaaggccctcgccggccacggggctcgaacccggaccttcttgctgtgaggcgacagcgctaaccactacaccaccgtgccgtggtGCATCTTAGTACTTTTAGTATTTATCTTTTATCTACGAAGGTTCATGTTGTGTAGCTATAATTAGCTTTTAGAGTCAAGCTTTAAAAGGTGCATCAGTGGTTCTGCAAATCAAAGTATGTACCTTTTATTATttctaaaagatgaaacatatCTACCCTTAATGGTAACACCTCAGTAACAAGGAAAAGTATTTCTAAGCATTCAGTTTCCTGGAAAGACCTTTGTTGCGAGCGTTCTTACACCTGGGGATTCTGTAACCGTGGCATAATTTATACGACAGAGGAACTGATATGATAATCGTCAGAATTTAGACAGTCACCATGACAACTTTTCATAGTTGAGCCTGTGCAGATCTTTGGCTCTGCTCCAGTAGTGAAGAGGTTCGGTTTCATCTCAGACTGAGGACCTCTTCAAGCTAGTGCCAACAATAatcataccaaatttggtgcaagatgaatgaatgaataaataaataaatgcatgcacgCATGCTCTTTTATGGCCGTATCAAATAATAGCATAATTTGGCTATTTTCTCCTTGTTCTATATAGAGTAGGCATCATTTTGTCATTAGCTGTGATGCaatgcaggaaaaaaaaccctctactgAGCTAAACTTGGATGAATAGTCATCTTCAGCCCTGAGCTTTCAATGCTTCAGTGGGAAAGAGAGACCTGTGGGTCAACTGAGTCAGAGATTTAACACAAAAGACAGGAAACCATCAACTGTACTACTGAGGTACAGATATATTAGCCACAGTAATATAATAGCAGGCTATTGCTTCATGAATCGTGACatgtaacagaaaaaaaaacaaacgagaGAGTATAGACAGCCTTCTCACTTCTTAATTAGTGGTCTGGATATCAATATACTAAAAATTCTTACATtttgaagaatggtcaaaaaaagGATTCTAATCAGAACTTTATTTTAAAATTTGGTACTTGATTCAATGGCAAACATAAAAACCTTACATGAGAGCATTTTATTCATTGACAAAACGCTCACGTATTTGACATGAGCATTCTGAATGCTTAGTGTATCTGAATACGCTGTCATTTTTCACAAATACAAATTTAACATCGTGGTTAGTCAATGGCAGGCAGAACAAGTGCACGATGATGAAGCATCATTATGACTAGATTGTGACAAATGCTCAGTGTTGCTTTGTATTAAGCATAATATCATCTGTCAGTACTTGTACAAGTAGTATTAAGCAGATTCTCTGAACAATTTCAGGACAGAAGGAACCGAAGGTATGATTAGGTTTAACTTGATTGCACAGACATTTTAGTACTAAAATAAAGTATAAAATTAGTGAGCAAGCAAAAGTGCATGGTCGTAACTGGCTTCACTTACACTATACTGCATAAAACTGCTAATTAAAGAAAATGTCATTAATAAGGCTGCGTTCACAAGGTTccctccatttaaaaaaaaaaaaaaaaaaaaaaaaaaaaacctaaaacacTGTATTCAGCCAGATTTATACCAAGACTGGTCTGTGACATCGGATACCAACGAACGTCCCAGAAATACCCTTttgttattctagccacattcactggatatgagcaatcacgcactctgattggctactctacaactaggctatcagctcatactgtgagtagagaaagacagagcatgttgctgaaccaaccaaggatgaaataaaaactctactcaaccccccccccaaaaaaagcaacaaaatatggaataacacagtatttgatggtaagatcttatttttcaggaattattataacattttctacaaattgctactgtcatttcaccggtttgtttacattctaagtggaaattattttgtcgcacgttttgtataaaagtttttatttatcgaattttgctatgcgcctcatcgggtatcagctcatgtacggctcgacgtcgtggaataactgttagttATATCGAACACTGAAATGAAAACCATTGACACCAAACTAAATACATCATTAAGCACAACATTCGCTCACTTTaaatatatttataaaaaaaaaaagcctatgcTTTCTACCAGCACTGCCTTCCATGCTGATTTTTCCTAACTTGCCTCCAAACTGAAATCTGATTGATAAGATCATGTTTGTCCTCACTCTGCACTTTTCTGAAAAGGGACTTTTCCTCTTACATTCAGAAGAGCTCCACAGTGACAGAATCACGTTCTGCCTTCCTCCCATAAGATTACGGTACATGTAGACGTTAAAGGCAGGAAAAGATGCCTAATGTCAAAGCAGCCGAAGGTTTCTGAGCTCGTTAACACCGACACGGACACCTTTATGCAGTGCAGAACTTGCCATGTCCAGCCTCACCCAAGAGATGGAGCATGAAACGGGGGAAAAGAAATGACTAGGTCAAACACACGTACGTTAAATGAAATCTAATCTGCTCAGCCCACATCACTGAACATGGGGACAGCTCAATTTACTGTCTCGTCACTATCTACACAGTCTCTCAGGAAGAAAATCAGCAACAATCAGAAAACCTCCAGGTCATTTGAGTTATAAACTACAGGAGCTTCCTCTGTGCCCAGCGCAGACTCGGGCTGGTCCTCACCCCCATCCTCCAGCGACTCCAAAGCGTCATTGGTGTCACTGGCAAACGTTTCCCGAGAAACATCATCGTGCTCCTGCAGGTTCAAAGTGCCGATCGCTTGCTTCATTTTCTTGGCTACTAAGTATTTTTGTCGCTGCTTGGCGGCCTTCTTGTTTGCCTTTTTGCTGTTATACTCTTTCTGGTTCTCTTCATAGAATATTtcctagaaagaaaaaaaaaaaaaaaaaggtttctttaAGAGCAAGACAAACATttctgacatatggactgatgtgtcGATTCCAGAATCTTCAATCtgtaattttctcatctcattatctctagccgctttatccttctacagggtcgcaggcaagctggagcctatcccagctgactacgggcgaaaggcggggtacaccctggacaagtcgccaggtcatcacagggctgacacatagacacagacaaccattcacactcacattcacacctacggtcaatttagagtcaccagttaacctaacctgcatgtctttggactgtgggggaaaccggagcacctggaggaaacccacgcggacacggggagaacatgcaaactccacacagaaaggcccttgccggccacggggctcgaacccagaaccttcttgttgtgaggcgacagcgctaaccactacgccaccgtgccgcccctgtaattTTCTCCTCTCACAATATTTCTTACAACAGAAATAGCGTGACGGTGGTGGCAGGGTTGAAGCTGCAGGTAACGTGAGGAGTTTCTCCTGTGTAGGATTACTGGCAATTTATTTATGGGTCTTTTGTGCGTTTGCAGAGAGGAGGCAGTAACACCACCACGCCCTGTGATCAATGCAATAAAAATAGCTGAAAAGTGAAAGTAAGCAAATATAAAAATACACCTTTGAGTATTTTTACGCTGCCTCCTGTTTCCTCATTTCCCCTAAACCATGACAGGGTTACAAATTGCTCTGCACATCCTAGACACACCATCTCCTCTCACACTTTGCCTTCGTTTGCAGAGGACATATTTTAGATTATTTGCTATAAAATAAGGTTTGTGGTCGTCATTTCTTAAACTAGCCCAACTTGGCATGACAAAATGTCACCCTGCCAACTAACCATCCTGTCTGTTGCTCCTCCTCCACTGGAAATCTTTATAAACTGAAGATGGGGCAGCGTTCTTCCTGCCCCAGTGAGCCACTGGTAGTGCTCGTTTTAGTTCCCATTTCTGGTGACTAGACGTAATAACTAAGGATGCTCAGTGGGGCAGTTGAGCAAATCAGCTTAACATCAGCTTCCTTGTTAAAAgaaatatgcagaaccatggcctcgctttgtttataaatgccttgagacctcaagaatggcataggaatagttttaagtgttaacaatgaaTCTAATCTAGTAATTTTTAtgcttaaaatgattcatataggtaaccgtctgagtgaatgaccttgacacctgtgacgtcactgcaggaaatctatcggtctcatcgccatttccactacacTTACCCACCCACagttgactgcaactccaatcctccattttggacatgttttgcaagaagttcacgggcacattgggcacctacgaagtggtctctcctctgcacattttactgaggacttgtaCAAAACCtccgatctgttgaggagcgttggctataagcccgtattgaaagagggtgcagtatcaacaattaaaaggAAAaagtacaagaaaaggaaagcaagttcagttgcaccagttctcctggagtgtgagccgagggttgttggtaaaatctGGGACAGGACAGGACATGATTGCTCAGGCAGGGACCTCCCCAAGGTTGTTGCTAAAAATCGGTgacgtcctcatctcatctcattatctctagccgctttatccttctacaggatcacaggcaagctggagcctatcccagctgactacgggcgaaaggcggggtacaccctggacaagtcgccaggtcatcacagggctgacacatagacacagacaaccattcacactcacggtcaatttagagtcaccagttaacctaacctgcatgtctttggactgtgggggaaaccggagcatccagaggaaacccacatacagGCCCTATACGGGTGTGTATAGCtatacatctcattatctgtagccgctttatcctgttctacagggtcgcaggcaagctggagcctatcccagctgactacgggcgaaaggcggggtacaccctggacaagtcgccaggtcatcacagggctgacacatagacacagacaaccattcacactcacattcacacctacggtcaatttagagtcaccagttaacctaacctgcatgtctttgggggaaaccggagcacccggaggaaacccacacggacacggggagaacatgcaaactccgcacagaaaggccctcgccggccccggggctcgaacccaggaccttcttgctgtgaggcgacagcgctaaccactacaccaccgtgccgcctcagtgACGTCCTGTCCCGTGTTTTAGTAATTGCTTGAGCCGAgcggtaatggcagagtactcagtatggacaaaatggagaatgagtggaccagccatctgatttctccgctggatatgcttgcctcagcagcgatACCTCGCCCTTACACGGAaggagtgaatgaacggagaaatgaacgaacaactgaaaggcagattgtttcaaaacaatcggccacaagatcggccttcaagaagcgagaacagacgggtaagctccgactctcatttgaatacaaaacaaaaaacaacacgttattcacctgcatttagattaatccatgtaacttgtattggtgtatttaagttaccggtctaagattatttaatttgcttcagaatgtgattgtctcggttcatctgattatttaattagccttttacgttttatcagtgaaaatgcatgcatgtacatgttgcataagttataacacctatcctgttttaatgagcatcaacccacaatcaatgaagtcaaatcagtcttagttgagcaagtcggtaacaggatttcttactttcaccataaatttttatttatatgactttggtctatagctgtcaaaggcctcggccttaaaaccggttcccgctgtgacgtcacgcactcagggctggctggctcagatcaaatgccaactttgcggtcgattttaactctcaaaaatatatatttttttattcccatttatgcagcatacaagagtcaaggatggagatactatccactcagaaacgtatttaaaaataaaggctctgcatattTCCTTTAAATAGCATCGTTGGTCACTCAAAAAAGGTAATTAATTCGTATTTCAGCTGAATTTAAGATGTATGTAATTGTAAGTTTGCTGAACAGCTGATATGCTACTATGGATGAGCCACCACTGATGACACAGACATCCTGAGAGGATTCTCCACATGCTTTTGTTGCATAATCCATGGAAAATATGCTACCCTGGATGAATAGCAATTCAGACGAGTAGCATCTGCCATACTAATGGATCAGGGACAAGATAAAAGAAGTGAGAACttaaaagggatcctccagcagatttattctcaaacttaagtAAAAttagtcgcagatttcaaaaatcaaactttcatttgcggagaccaaatagtgttgaaGAAAAATGAAATTTCTTGAAAATGCCAGATGGActtcctgcggtggtgacgtACGCAAAGACGTCATGTGGTCGCTTGGAGCAGCTCAGCCGTTTATATTCTCCATTTACACCGTAGGTTTACCGAATTTAtcggtttttaaataagtatgcctcactgGGTAGCATAtaaaaatgccacaatgatgctaaagagagagcacaagctggaactagactgcatttctacagagaaaatgccaagtgagcttgatcagctggaacagagTACCACTGACAAATTGAATCAGACAAAAGACCTCGCACTACGAATTTTTTGTTTTAAAACATGGTGTAAGAAAGTATGTGCCTGCGCACTCTAAAACcttggtttaaaatggctcaactcgcagcACGATATGGTActtcacacttttttaaaaaaaaaaaaaaatggtgatgctgggtagattaacagagaACGTGaggcattcccccccccccccccccaattctcTTCCCTTCATTcccccccgttcaaaagaatggagtttcaggagaaaaaccttGGTGTCATGTCATGCTGCGTGCCTCCTGCTCTCAAATCTCCGTTTTAAATCATACCACTCTGTCTGCTCATCTACCCAGCACCAGctcatgttatttaaaaaaataaaaaccacaaACAAAACTGGATTGTAGAGCGTGAAATGTCATGTCATGCtgcaagttgagccattttaaactttttttggCTATGGGAAAAAACTACAGAAAAACAAGAATGAGAGAACAGGTGTGTCTATCCAAAAGctgcatacaaaaaaaaaaacaaaacaaaaaaaaaaaacactacaccGGTTCAGGCAGGATgtgtcagagttggaacggtgttgatatctTTAAGACAAAGACTTGTCGTTTTACAGGTTTCTGCGTTATGCAGCTTACAGACTTGGTGGACGTATGGCTACTTGGGGAAAACACTAAGGAGTCtcattagtgtgcttgctcagcacAAAGCAGCATGAAGTACACTAGTGCTCTTAAGtttactttaataataataaaaacaatagtGCGcataagtttttctcctgaaactccattcattttaaattggggggggggggggggggggacgacacacaATATACCAAGTGCCAGCTCAtgtttaaaaatttatttatatatatatatatatatatatatatatatatatatatatatatatatatatatatataaataaaagtgcgAAGTGTCATGTCGCACtgcaagttgagccattttacACCAAGATTTTAGAGCGCACAGGCGCACACACTACCTTagatgttccaaaaaaaaaaaaaaaaagattgtcgcacaaggtctcatgtctgatccagtttctatcAGTGGCActctgttccagctgatcaagcatacttggcattttctctgtggaaatgcagtctagttccagcttgtactCCTGTTTTAGCAtcactgtggcatttatatgctacacaatgagtcaTACTTATTTACCTATTTACCCCTTAACGACGAcgtatgacgaccccgtgtatatcccataatgaggaCACATGACGCCGGCGTGTATGCACCATTAATGACGACTCTGAATTTGCCTCTACATACGTATTTTACCCTTTACAGGTATCCCAGGTGAATATTTATGATAAAATGTATGAATTTTGAAAAGATAATTGAACGTTATATAAAGCATCTTCGTaaagttgcagtaatcatttattgtacaccatttgacaaattcttcatgtaaaatgtgaaGACTGGTTTTCACACAGGTATTACTCACCTTTCAGACACTACCTATGAGTTGATGAATGTTGAAACATAACAGTAATTTTTGTATTctgtctcatatcatctctagccgctttatccttctacagggtcgcaggcaagctggagcctatcccagctgactacgggcgaaaggcgggatacaccctggacaagtcgccaggtcatcacagggctgacacagacaaccattcacacctacagtcaatttagagtcaccagttaacctaacctgcatgtctttggactgtgggggaaaccggagcacccggaggaaacccacgtggacacggggagaacatgcaaactctgcacagaaaggcccttgccggccacggggctcgaacccggaccttcttgctgtgaggcgacagcgctaaccactacaccaccgtgccgcccgtattctgtctcatgccctcttttcaaaaatgtcatgattgtttcaacataatgaaggagaaaactgatatgaacaaaaccttgtctttagacaagggtgaacagtatatacagacaaccccaattccaaaaaagttgggatgctgtgtaaactataGATAAagtcagaatgcgataatttgcaaaacatggaaaccctatttttcattgaacatagtacaaagacaacatttcacatgttgaaactgagaaatttcattgttttttgaaaaaaaaaatttatatatatgcgctcattttgaatttgatgtcagcaacacatttcaaaaaagttgggacaggggcatatctaccactgtgttgcatcacatctacttttaacaacacccggtaaacgtttgggaactgaggagaccaattgctggagttttgaaagagaaatgttgtcccattctttcctgatgtacaatttcagttgttcaacagttcacggtctcctttgtcttattttgcacttcataatacaccaaatgttttaaatgggagacaggtctggactgcaggcaggccagtttagcacccagactcttactatggagtcatgcagttttaatatgtgcagaaagtagtttggcattgtcttgctgaaaggaggaaggccttccctgaaaaagattttgtctggatggcagcatattgctctgaaacatgtatatatcgttcagcattaatgatgtcttcccagatgcacaagctacccatgccatgtgcactaatgcaccttcataccatcacagatgctggattttgaactgtgcactgataagctggatggtccctcccctctttagcctggaagacgtggtgtccatgatttctaaaaataatttctccttttgattcatcagacctcgggacaatgttccacttcgcctcagtccatcgtaaaagagctcgagcccagagaaggcgccggtgtttctggatattgtttatatctggttttaaccggatgcagtaatgaactgttttcatagacaatggttttctatagtgttcctgagcctatacagtgatttccactagagACGCGTCTGCTTTtcatgcctgagggcctgaagatcacaggcatccaatgtcagttttcagccttgtctcttgcatacagagatttctccagattctctgaatcctttcatgatattatggaccatagatgatgttatgcccaaattctttgcaattttacattgaggaacgttattcttaaattgttgtactgtttgcccatgcagtccttcacagagtggtgaacccctccccagctttacttctgagagactccacctctctgggatgctccatttatacccagtcatgttactgacctgttgccaattaaccaaaattttttttttaagcattacacaactttttcagtcatctgttgcccctgtcccagcttttctgaaacatgttgctgacatcaaattcaaaatgagcatacatttttcaaaaccaataaaatttctcagtttcaacatttaatgtgttgttcttgtactattttcaattaaatatagggtttccatgatttacaaatcttcacattctgtttttatgtacagttcacacagcgtcccaacttttttgaaattggggttgtatacaagggtggctgtagcaactgctttaaggggtaaagagttaaaaacCGATTCAGTAAAATGCTTGTAAAACTACGATGTAaaaagagaatataaacagcggaATTGCTCCAAGTGACCGCTACATGACATCATCGCATATACCCATCGGGCAGGAAGCccgtctggcattttaaagaaaattcattttctcCGCAAATTAAATTGActtttgaaatctgcgactacttttacttaaaatacgtTTGAAAATAAGTCGGCTGGAGAATCCCTCCAAGTGTATGAGGACAAACAAAAACATGAACGAGTTATGAATCAGGGACATAATCATGTGGGGAAATAAGTGAATGTATAAAGACTTGGTGTATTTCCTCTAGATAATGTTTATAACAGAACACCATGGTGGTTCATTCTTCTCATCATACCTTGACCTGATCATGAGAAATACTAGGAGTATGTTTCAGCAAGTTCAGATAAACCCCTCCAGGCGTCCGCCTTCTACTGCCATCCTGTGGGAAGGAAACACATACAAATACACATGTTCAAGCTatcaataggggtgttcacacggcaacttttactccggtgtagcaccggggctgccccggtagagcgttcacacggtacaaagttataccggcgtagcccctgaaagctgcttaaaccggtgcaaatctaaccctgctcgggaggtggtttaagaaatttactccggagtaaatgctagtttgcggggcagcaccgatataaaatgggacatctgaacgctacaggggtagactcgctacgcgtgaggagagttgattacatacgggcactgcataatttgcatcctggtattttgcgcttccaaaatggcgaatatcaacaacaacaacagaactgcgcgtcttccagtgttgccagattgggcggttttaagtgcattttggcggatttgaacatattttgggctggaaaacgtcagcagtatctggcaacactggtgtcttcatccacgttgttttcccggcgcttggtgatgccatgacaaccggaaaaaggaagtacattttcacgcatgcgcatatttcatttccgcattattactatcgtatagcacggtcgcaaaaactgccgtgtgaacgcaagtggggctgcaccg
Coding sequences within:
- the LOC132873523 gene encoding la-related protein 6-like, with the protein product MSNKKYLSVSNENDDDIDPDNWIPPDADLIRKMVSQIEYYLSDENLAKDAFLLKHVRRNKMGYVNIKLLTSFKKMKQFTKDWRVTAYALRHSLTLEVNEEGNKVRRLKPVPESILFQVPSRLLLVWNVKEPNLTEDMAHDTSTPRKSTMETAIAILEPFGTITMARVNRPGRELPPELQKYSYRYPELFTKESVLVEYEDLEGAGRAYHQLSQSEENMKVLLVGKASKKKAGDVGLEDRSNGKGISILNQRMLRLQTGGEDSSAYSSSESELASSSPQASIPRFFSSQVCGSPLSSPRSSPRCVRAPMSGPYMSPLLASEVWGSPGTSPELREKRKLCANQNKHCQMSEKRALNGDTAPPGVLRLPYGPDGSRGFHAIIVRRGLHYSFKI